Part of the Paeniglutamicibacter sulfureus genome, TGATGACATCGAGCCCGTCGGGGACCCGGCCTGCGACATCGGCACAGTTCTCCGCCGGGGCCAGGAAGTACTCGGCCCCCTGGTCCTTGGCGCCGACGAGCTTTTGCGCGATCCCGCCGATGGGTTCGACCTTTCCTTCGGCGGTGATGGCGCCGGTGCCGGCAAAGTGCTTGCCCCCGGTCATTTCACCTTCGGTCAGCTGGTCCACGATCGCCAGGGCGAACATCATGCCGGCACTGGGACCGCCGACGTTTTCCAGCCCGAACTTCACCTCCAGCGGGAAGTCGAAGCTGCCCGAGAGCAAGATCCCCAGCTGCCGCTGGCCAGCCGGTCCGGCGTCGGTGCCCACCGTGACAGTCATCGGCTTGCCGTCGCGGATGATGCCCAACCTGCTGGGCGACTCCCCCGCCGCGTCGAGCTGTTTCTTCAGCGATTCAAGGTCGGTGATTTCCTGGCCGTTGATGGTCTCGAGCCGGTCCGAGACCTTCAGGGCACCGGAATTCCGCTCGGTGGCGAACCCGACCACGCCCAGGTGGCTGGAGTAGGGGATCTCCAGCTCGTGCAGGGCCGCGGCGGTGGAGAGCTGCTGCGAATCGTCCATCATCAGGGTGTTTTGTTCGCTCTGCTCGGTCGTGGTGGTGCCGCGCGGCAGCACTGTCTCCTCGGGCACCACGTCCTCGTCCGGGTTGATCCAGCCCCACAGCACGCTGAAGAACGGCAACCGCTGTTGCCCCCCGCCCTGGACGTACACAGTGGTCATGTCCAATTGCCCGGAGGTGGGGTAGGTCGTGGCCCCGCTGATGTCGAGCAGCCTGGTGCCCTCCACGCTGCCGATGGTGTTCAGCGCCGGACCCGCGGATTCGACCACGAAGTGAGTGGGCAGCAGCGTGGCCGCCGCGATGATCACCATGGCGAGCCAGCCGGCCCCCGCGCGCTTGTGGCGCAGCAGGCCCTGGCCGGGATCGGTTGCCGGCCAGCGGTGGGTCAGCGGCCGGTGGTCGGCGCCGTCCGGGTCCGGGTGTGCTGCCGGGGCCACGTCGGTGTGCCGGCCGTGCTCCGGTCCTGGTCCTTCATGCACTGCTGGCACGACTCCCTCTTTCATTGCTCGTGTTCGCGCTCGCGGCGCAGGGGGGGTGTGCACCTTGCGACGTGGCATCCTCCAGCCTACAAGCCCCTTGCAGGACCGGGCGTCGTCGGCGCCGGACCACCGAGGACTTCACAGTGTTTTCCGATGTGCCCACAGCGAACTGCAACTCCAGTTCATGTGTTGATGCCGCGGCCCGGGGGTACCGTTGAACCATGGCTGAAAATCCCCCATCAAACCGACCCGACGACTCCGAAAACGATGACGAGAACGCGAAGGACCCGTTCTCCGAGATGTTCGGCTCTCTCTTTGGCGGCGCCGGCGGATTTGACCCCAAGAACCTTCCCGCGGGGCTGGGCGAGGCCATGGGCCTGTCCGACAACCCCGAGGCCATGGCGCAGATGATGGCGCAGGCCCAGGCGATGATGGCAGCGATGGCCAAGGGCGACGGCGGCCCGGTGAACTGGAAGATGGCCACCGATGCCGCCCGCCAGTCCATCGCCTCCAACGACCCCTCCATTTCCGCGAACCGCGCCTCGGCCGTGGCAAACGCCGCCCGGCTGGCCGAGATGTGGCTCGATGCCGCAACCGTGTTCGAGGCCGACGGCAGCGAATGCCGGGCCTTCTCCCGCGCCGAATGGGTGGAAAAGACCATGCCGGTGTGGAAGTCGCTGACCGAACCCGTCGCACTGAGCGTGGGCAAGGCCATCACTGCAGCGTTGGGCGAGCAGATCCCCGAGCAGATGCGCCCGATGATGGGTGGGGCACAGGGCATGCTGCAGCAACTGGGCGGCACCATGTTCGGCATGCAGCTGGGCACCGCCGTCGGCGGCCTGGCCAAGGACGTGCTCGGCGCCACCGACATCGGGCTGCCGCTGGCCGGATCGGCACCTGCCCTGGTGCCCACCAACATCGCCGCCTTCGGCGAGGGCCTGGAGA contains:
- a CDS encoding YlbL family protein gives rise to the protein MPAVHEGPGPEHGRHTDVAPAAHPDPDGADHRPLTHRWPATDPGQGLLRHKRAGAGWLAMVIIAAATLLPTHFVVESAGPALNTIGSVEGTRLLDISGATTYPTSGQLDMTTVYVQGGGQQRLPFFSVLWGWINPDEDVVPEETVLPRGTTTTEQSEQNTLMMDDSQQLSTAAALHELEIPYSSHLGVVGFATERNSGALKVSDRLETINGQEITDLESLKKQLDAAGESPSRLGIIRDGKPMTVTVGTDAGPAGQRQLGILLSGSFDFPLEVKFGLENVGGPSAGMMFALAIVDQLTEGEMTGGKHFAGTGAITAEGKVEPIGGIAQKLVGAKDQGAEYFLAPAENCADVAGRVPDGLDVIKVATLAEARAAVEGIAAGQDPAAFPSCG